In Syntrophales bacterium, a single genomic region encodes these proteins:
- a CDS encoding cyclase family protein, whose protein sequence is MGSKRFVDLGISIEAKLPSDPLMMIPDIGYVTHEMGAAQMQDFFPGITRDQLPDGLGWAMEFITLTTHSGTHMDAPFHYHPTMDGGSRALTIDEIPLEWCFNDGVLLDFRHKKDGARITVDDVRGELERIRYELKPLDIVLIHTGADQAWGTSEYLTRGAGMDRESTLFLLEQGVKVTGIDAWSWDRPLPFLAEEFLETGDPGVIWEAHFAGIESGYCHMEKMANLASIGRPHGFTLCCFPVKIKDASAGWCRPVAIVDI, encoded by the coding sequence ATGGGCAGCAAACGATTTGTCGATCTCGGCATCAGCATTGAGGCAAAACTCCCAAGCGATCCACTCATGATGATTCCTGATATCGGTTACGTCACCCATGAAATGGGCGCCGCCCAGATGCAGGATTTTTTTCCGGGAATTACCCGGGATCAGCTCCCGGATGGTCTGGGTTGGGCCATGGAATTCATCACCCTGACAACGCACTCCGGAACCCACATGGATGCGCCTTTCCATTATCACCCGACAATGGACGGCGGTAGTCGGGCTTTAACCATCGACGAGATACCTCTCGAGTGGTGTTTCAATGACGGTGTCCTTCTCGACTTCCGACATAAAAAAGACGGCGCGAGAATCACTGTTGACGATGTCAGAGGTGAACTGGAGCGTATTCGCTACGAACTGAAGCCATTGGACATCGTGTTGATTCACACCGGTGCGGACCAGGCCTGGGGCACCTCCGAGTACCTTACCAGAGGAGCGGGTATGGATCGGGAAAGCACCCTGTTTCTCCTGGAACAGGGTGTGAAAGTAACGGGTATCGATGCCTGGAGCTGGGACCGTCCCCTGCCCTTCCTGGCCGAAGAGTTCCTTGAAACGGGCGATCCCGGTGTCATCTGGGAGGCCCACTTCGCGGGCATTGAATCAGGCTACTGCCACATGGAAAAAATGGCCAACCTGGCATCTATCGGCAGACCCCACGGTTTTACCCTCTGTTGTTTTCCCGTCAAAATCAAGGATGCCAGTGCCGGATGGTGCAGGCCCGTGGCCATCGTAGACATTTAA
- a CDS encoding response regulator, whose product MTGLVIADDEEGVRRSLKRVLEKEGYAVFLAENGERAIDIVRDHTRAIDVIISDLRMPGKDGLQTLIEAGRLNPDMTRIMLTGYATMETAIDALNEGIDGFLMKPFSNSELRVKVREYTVKKRLRQFVSEQVYAKMQKGLEWMKIRRCEATVLFCDIRGFSRMSEQLTQDELSTLLNVDYFTPLDNIICDSGGMLDKHIGDSIMAVFGLLLSDGNPAATAVTCARKMMERMAEDRRVKTDGSLPIRIGIGISSGEVLAGLFGSTRKKEYTVFGSPVNIAARLESAAKSGEILVCEATRRAIGNLVTARKRESPTPRGIQGPMDIFEILLPGPH is encoded by the coding sequence ATGACAGGTCTGGTGATTGCCGACGATGAAGAAGGCGTGAGAAGATCGCTTAAACGGGTCCTGGAAAAAGAAGGGTACGCCGTATTCCTGGCGGAAAACGGCGAACGGGCCATTGATATTGTCAGGGACCATACCAGGGCAATCGATGTGATCATATCCGATCTGCGCATGCCCGGGAAAGACGGTCTTCAGACCCTGATAGAGGCGGGGCGGCTGAACCCCGACATGACCCGGATCATGCTGACGGGCTACGCCACCATGGAAACAGCCATAGACGCCCTTAATGAGGGCATCGACGGCTTTCTCATGAAGCCCTTCTCAAACAGTGAACTTCGCGTAAAGGTACGGGAATACACCGTCAAAAAAAGACTCCGGCAGTTCGTTTCGGAGCAGGTGTACGCGAAAATGCAGAAGGGGCTTGAATGGATGAAGATACGACGGTGCGAGGCTACTGTTCTGTTCTGCGATATCCGCGGGTTCTCACGCATGTCCGAACAACTGACTCAGGATGAGCTTTCAACGCTTCTGAACGTGGACTACTTCACGCCTCTGGACAATATTATCTGTGACAGCGGGGGTATGCTGGATAAACACATAGGTGACAGTATCATGGCCGTTTTCGGCCTGCTCTTGAGCGATGGAAATCCCGCCGCAACAGCCGTTACCTGCGCCCGGAAAATGATGGAACGGATGGCTGAGGACCGCCGGGTGAAAACCGACGGTTCGCTCCCCATCAGGATCGGCATAGGAATCAGCAGCGGAGAAGTTTTGGCCGGGCTCTTCGGATCAACCCGGAAAAAGGAATACACCGTTTTCGGCTCACCGGTCAATATCGCTGCACGACTCGAGTCGGCGGCTAAAAGCGGAGAGATCCTCGTCTGTGAAGCAACACGCCGGGCCATCGGAAATCTCGTCACTGCAAGGAAACGGGAATCGCCCACTCCCAGGGGGATACAGGGACCCATGGACATATTCGAAATCCTTCTTCCCGGACCGCACTGA